In the Cryptococcus neoformans var. neoformans JEC21 chromosome 1, complete sequence genome, one interval contains:
- a CDS encoding beta-catenin, putative: MGSALSSCCSPRRKNAYEPLLLETEREAVADLLQYLENRSTTNFFAGSPLAALTTLSFSENVDLQRSAALAFAEITEKEVREVGRDTLDPVLYLLSSHDPEVQRAASAALGNLAVNAENKLLVVSLGGLEPLIRQMLSPNVEVQCNAVGCITNLATHDENKTQIAKSGALVPLTRLAKSKDMRVQRNATGALLNMTHSDENRQQLVAAGAIPVLVSLLNSPDTDVQYYCTTALSNIAVDAANRKKLAQSEPKLVQSLVQLMDSQSLKVQCQAALALRNLASDSKYQLEIVKFGGLKPLLRLLHSSYLPLILSAAACVRNVSIHPANESPIIESGFLQPLIELLSFDENEEVQCHAISTLRNLAASSEKNKGAIVEAGAVEKIKSLVLTVPLAVQSEMTACVAVLALSDDLKPQLLEMGICEVLIPLTNSPSVEVQGNSAAALGNLSSKAAEDYAPFNAVWNKPDGGLHAYLVRFLSSADITFQHIAVWTIVQLLEAEDEQLTNNIRSSPILISSIRQLAKSPPPSRAGGAPRHDPNDPSAGSSEDEFEDGLTDQEGEGEIVSLARRILDLTEVGEEGDEFGERAGRNVPVGSHGQAPGQGQTSQVGSMGSEHAALRASVHRALSGGGRDR, from the exons ATGGGCAGCGCACTCAGCAGCTGTTGCAGcccgaggaggaagaacgcTTACGAGCCGCTCCTCCTCGAGACAGAGCGCGAGGCCGTCGCAGACCTCCTCCAGTACCTAGAAA ACCGATCCACTACCAACTTCTTCGCCGGCTCTCCTCTCGCAGCACTCACCACTTTGTCGTTCTCCGAGAACGTTGACCTCCAACGCTCGGCCGCCTTAGCGTTCGCGGAAATCACAGAGAAGGAGGTCAGAGAAGTCGGGAGAGATACCCTCGATCCCGTACTCTATTTGTTAAGCAGCCACGATCCCGAGGTGCAGAGAGCAGCCAGCGCTGCATTGGGCAATTTGGCCGTCAATG CCGAAAACAAGCTCTTAGTTGTGTCTCTTGGTGGTCTTGAACCGCTTATTCGACAAATGCTCAGCCCCAACGTGGAGGTGCAGTGCAATGCAGTTGGGTGCATCACCAACCTTGCCACCCATG ACGAAAATAAGACTCAAATCGCCAAATCTGGTGCATTGGTGCCTTTGACCCGGTTGGCCAAGTCAAAGGATATGCGAGTGCAGAGAAATGCCACTGGGGCGCTACTCAATATGACTCACTCCG ACGAGAACCGTCAACAGCTTGTCGCTGCGGGCGCCATTCCTGTTCTTGTCAGCCTTCTTAATTCGCCGGATACGGATGTCCAATATTACTGCACGACTGCTCTGAGTAACATTGCTGTCGACG CTGCCAACCGAAAGAAGCTTGCTCAGTCTGAACCCAAGCTTGTTCAGAGCCTTGTCCAGCTCATGGATAGTCAGAGTTTGAAGGTTCAATGCCAAGctgctcttgctcttcgTAACCTTGCCAGTGACA GCAAATACCAACTCGAAATTGTCAAATTCGGCGGTCTTAAaccccttcttcgtcttcttcactcttcCTATCTTCCCCTCATTCTCTCCGCCGCTGCTTGTGTCCGTAACGTGTCTATCCACCCTGCAAACGAATCTCCTATTATCGAGTCGGGCTTTCTCCAACCTCTAATTGAGCTCTTGTCTTTTGacgaaaatgaagaagttCAATGTCATGCAATTTCAACTTTGCGGAATTTAGCTGCTAGTAgcgagaagaacaagggaGCGATTGTGGAAGCCGGAGCGGTGGAAAAGATAAAGTCTTTGGTCTTGACTGTTCCGCTGGCAGTGCAAAGTGAGATGACAGCTTGCGTTGCCGTCTTGGCGTTGAGTG ACGATTTGAAACCGCAACTTCTGGAAATGGGAATCTGTGAAGTGCTTATCCCTTTGACTAATTCCCCTAGCGTTGAGGTACAAGGGAACAGCGCGGCAGCTTTGGGtaatctctcttccaagg CGGCCGAGGATTATGCGCCCTTCAACGCAGTATGGAACAAGCCCGACGGAGGATTGCATGCCTATCTCGTGAGATTCTTAAGTAGCGCGGATATCACCTTCCAACACATTGCTGTCTGG ACCATCGTGCAATTATTGGAGGCTGAAGATGAGCAACTGACCAACAACATTCGATCTTCGCCCATTTTGATATCTTCTATCCGTCAACTTGCCaaatctcctcctccttctcgtgCAGGCGGCGCCCCTCGCCACGATCCGAACGACCCTTCTGCTGGCTCATCGGAAGATGAATTCGAGGATGGATTAACAGAtcaagaaggcgaaggagagatTGTCAGCCTTGCTCGACGAATCTTGGATCTCACCGAAgtgggggaagaaggtgatgaGTTTGGTGAGAGAGCGGGTCGAAACGTGCCTGTCGGTAGCCATGGACAAGCCCCAGGGCAAGGGCAAACCAGTCAGGTTGGAAGCATGGGATCGGAGCACGCGGCACTGAGGGCCAGTGTGCACCGGGCGCTAAGCGGTGGAGGCAGAGATAGGTAA
- a CDS encoding prostatic steroid 5-alpha-reductase type I, putative: MLPPKNFFPSLIIFHLFPLHSPVTFFGLIDAPFGRFSRKTSRLNLNGNLSWAIMELVSPITFLTTIVNSSHPSLNRPSRILSGLYLAHYAHRAIISPLILSPKRSPLHITVVLAAMLFNLLNGYLLAVGLAFYPPKEIGWQFVLGVAGWAIGFFGNVYHDEMLNDLRRPPTKRIVMSHLPEDDASKLERYKVPRGGLFEWVSFPNYLCEWLEWTCWSFAANPYPFISVPALPYLLRAPEYRNSHTVLSIISNFYWPSWLLAPSWAFVLAEVTSMLPRAMRGHAWYKEKFGNKYPKSRKAAIPGIL; this comes from the exons ATGCTTCCCCCAAAGAatttcttcccctccctcatcatctttcacctctttcctctgcaCTCACCTGTCACTTTTTTCGGCTTGATAGACGCGCCCTTTGGGCGCTTCAGCCGCAAGACTAGTAGATTAAACCTCAATG GGAACTTATCATGGGCCATCATGGAGCTCGTTTCT CCTATAACCTTTTTGACGACAATCGTAAACAgctctcatccttctttgaaTCGTCCCTCGAGAATACTCTCT GGGCTGTATCTCGCGCATTATGCCCATCGGGCTATTATATCACCCCTGATACTTTCACCAAAAAGGTCGCCCCTCCATATCACTGTTGTTCTTGCGGCCATGTTGTTCAATCTTTT GAATGGATATCTTTTAGCCGTTGGCTTGGCTTTCTACCCCCCAAAAGAGATCGGCTGGCAATTCGTTCTCGGTGTTGCTGGATGGGCAATAGGTTTTTTTGGGAATGTCTACCATGACGAAATGCTCAACGATCTCCGTAGACCGCCTACAAAAAGAATCGTGATGAGCCATCTTCCAGAAGATGACGCTTCCAAATTGGAAAGATACAAAGTGCCGAGAGGTGGGCTCTTTGAATGGGTCTCATTTCCGAATTACCTGTGTGAATG GCTTGAATGGACCTGCTGGTCTTTTGCCGCAAACCCATATCCATTCATCTCCGTTCCAGCCCTGCCCTACTTATTACGCGCCCCCGAATATAGGAATTCTCATACGGTGCTGTCCATTATATCAAACTTTTACTGGCCCTCCTGGCTGCTCGCTCCAAGTTGGGCATTTGTGCTTGCGGAGGTGACATCTATGTTGCCAAGAGCAATGAGAGGACATGCTTGGTACAAGGAAAAGTTCGGTAACAAGTACCCGAAAAGTAGGAAAGCAGCTATTCCGGGCATACTTTAG